One stretch of Amycolatopsis tolypomycina DNA includes these proteins:
- a CDS encoding isocitrate lyase/PEP mutase family protein: MSKADLLRELHHGKLLVLPNAWDEESASLVVEAGFPVVATSSAAVAGALGHEDGERAPWRAMFAAAARIARAVPVPVTVDAEAGYGLEPDQLVAELLAAGAAGCNLEDTDHRAGGLVPAEAQAERLAGVRAAAGEALVVNARIDTFLPAGGLSEEERTDETIRRGRLYRAAGADCVYPIGMASAAELGKVVAGVGGPVNGNTSAELDLDTLASLGVARVSFGPRFYRAGLAAMREGLEELRRAAGMAVPGAGR; encoded by the coding sequence ATGTCGAAGGCCGATCTGCTGCGCGAACTGCACCACGGGAAGCTGCTGGTGCTGCCGAACGCGTGGGACGAGGAGAGTGCCTCCCTGGTCGTCGAGGCCGGGTTCCCGGTGGTGGCGACGTCGAGTGCCGCGGTGGCCGGCGCGCTGGGGCACGAGGACGGCGAGCGGGCGCCGTGGCGGGCGATGTTCGCCGCGGCGGCGCGGATCGCCCGTGCGGTGCCGGTCCCGGTGACGGTGGACGCCGAAGCCGGCTACGGCCTGGAGCCGGACCAGCTCGTGGCCGAGCTGCTCGCCGCCGGGGCGGCGGGGTGCAACCTGGAGGACACCGACCACCGGGCCGGGGGACTGGTGCCCGCGGAGGCTCAGGCGGAGCGCCTGGCCGGAGTCCGCGCGGCCGCGGGCGAAGCGTTGGTCGTCAACGCGCGGATCGACACCTTCCTGCCCGCCGGCGGGCTTTCGGAGGAGGAGCGGACGGACGAGACGATCCGGCGTGGCCGGCTCTACCGCGCGGCGGGCGCGGACTGCGTGTACCCGATCGGGATGGCGAGCGCGGCCGAGCTCGGGAAGGTGGTCGCCGGCGTGGGCGGGCCGGTCAACGGGAACACGAGCGCGGAGCTGGATCTGGACACCCTGGCGTCGCTGGGGGTCGCCAGGGTGTCCTTCGGCCCGAGGTTCTACCGGGCGGGCTTGGCGGCGATGCGCGAGGGGCTCGAGGAGTTGCGCCGCGCGGCGGGGATGGCGGTGCCGGGTGCCGGCCGTTGA
- a CDS encoding RNA polymerase subunit sigma-70, with protein MTNEERVVSSEELLRDEFGSLRPALVAHCYRMTGSYQDAEDVVQETYLKAARGVDAFEGRSSLKTWLYRIATNTCLTELNHRSRRVLPSGLGAPSDDPGARVFADDSVAWLGPLPDAVLGDPGEVVVRRESVRLALVAALQHLPPRQRAAFLLREVLSWSAAEIADVLGISVPAVKSLLQRARVRLDELDPDARLPEPAEHALLDRYIAAFEAEDTAALRAVIQDDFSLEAVPHPVWFRGVGVCLPFMERAFAARGGPVRLLPTRANGQPAAGSYQHGRAEGLWVFTITGGRFSRAVKFHDPRLVTAAGLPARL; from the coding sequence ATGACGAACGAGGAGCGTGTGGTGTCTTCCGAGGAGCTGCTGCGGGACGAGTTCGGCTCGCTGCGCCCGGCGCTGGTCGCGCACTGCTACCGGATGACCGGGTCCTATCAGGACGCCGAAGACGTCGTCCAGGAGACCTACCTCAAGGCCGCACGGGGCGTGGACGCCTTCGAGGGCCGGTCGTCGCTCAAGACGTGGCTCTACCGGATCGCGACCAACACCTGCCTCACCGAGCTGAACCACCGGAGCCGTCGGGTGCTGCCGTCCGGGCTCGGGGCGCCGTCGGACGATCCCGGGGCGCGGGTCTTCGCCGACGACTCCGTCGCGTGGCTGGGCCCGCTGCCCGACGCCGTGCTCGGCGACCCGGGCGAGGTCGTCGTGCGGCGCGAGTCCGTCCGGCTCGCGCTGGTCGCCGCGCTGCAGCACCTGCCGCCCCGGCAGCGCGCGGCTTTCCTGCTGCGCGAAGTGCTTTCGTGGTCGGCCGCCGAGATCGCGGACGTCCTCGGCATCAGCGTGCCCGCGGTGAAGAGCCTCCTGCAGCGGGCGCGCGTCCGGCTCGACGAGCTGGACCCGGACGCCCGGCTGCCGGAGCCGGCCGAGCACGCGCTGCTCGACCGCTACATCGCCGCGTTCGAGGCCGAGGACACCGCGGCGCTGCGGGCCGTCATCCAGGACGACTTCAGCCTCGAAGCCGTGCCGCACCCGGTGTGGTTCCGTGGCGTGGGCGTGTGCCTGCCGTTCATGGAACGCGCGTTCGCCGCGCGGGGCGGCCCCGTGCGGCTGCTGCCCACCCGCGCGAACGGCCAGCCCGCCGCGGGCAGCTACCAGCACGGGCGGGCCGAAGGGCTGTGGGTGTTCACGATCACCGGCGGCCGGTTCTCCCGGGCGGTCAAGTTCCACGACCCGCGGCTGGTGACGGCGGCGGGGCTGCCCGCCCGGCTCTAG
- a CDS encoding helix-turn-helix transcriptional regulator, translating into MASWTFLSNHAHVLLCVAADPDRTLHDIAERVGITERGVQLILADLIAEGYLERERIGRRNHYKIHPEGRLRHPLEAHHRVADLVAALGVEPATPA; encoded by the coding sequence ATGGCTTCGTGGACGTTCCTCAGCAACCACGCGCACGTCCTGCTGTGCGTGGCCGCGGATCCCGACCGGACGCTGCACGACATCGCCGAGCGGGTCGGGATCACCGAGCGCGGCGTGCAGCTCATCCTCGCCGACCTGATCGCCGAGGGCTACTTGGAACGCGAGCGCATCGGCCGGCGCAACCACTACAAGATCCACCCGGAAGGACGGCTGCGTCACCCGTTGGAGGCACACCATCGGGTGGCCGATCTCGTTGCGGCACTGGGGGTTGAACCCGCGACACCGGCGTGA
- a CDS encoding maleylpyruvate isomerase family mycothiol-dependent enzyme, which produces MPAVEVLLAAALDHAVAAAAGVGLADLGRPSACDGWTVADALDHLTRSLRCVATSLASGAVPPVPSPRAGPVTARSLRGDLGRAAAALAAAVTELRGRRAVAVDGLPLPCHRLIVVGALEAAVHGWDANRARPLPDDLAARLLAELPSVLDGGTRRGLFAEPVTLPPGHPPGVRLLAALGRDDRRCP; this is translated from the coding sequence GTGCCGGCCGTTGAGGTGCTGCTCGCCGCCGCGCTCGACCACGCCGTCGCGGCGGCGGCCGGGGTCGGGCTCGCCGATCTCGGCCGCCCTTCGGCCTGCGACGGCTGGACCGTCGCCGACGCGCTCGACCACCTCACGCGGTCCCTCCGCTGCGTTGCCACGTCGCTCGCTTCCGGTGCCGTCCCGCCTGTTCCGTCGCCGCGGGCCGGGCCGGTCACCGCCCGGAGCCTGCGGGGCGACCTCGGCCGGGCCGCGGCCGCGCTCGCGGCCGCCGTGACCGAGCTCCGGGGCCGGCGCGCGGTCGCCGTCGACGGGCTGCCGCTGCCGTGTCACCGGCTGATCGTCGTGGGCGCGCTCGAAGCCGCCGTCCACGGCTGGGACGCGAACCGGGCCCGGCCGCTGCCCGACGACCTCGCCGCCCGGTTGCTCGCCGAACTGCCGTCGGTGCTCGACGGCGGTACCCGCCGGGGCCTGTTCGCCGAGCCCGTCACCCTGCCGCCGGGTCACCCGCCCGGCGTCCGCCTGCTCGCCGCACTCGGGCGGGATGATCGACGATGTCCATGA
- a CDS encoding DedA family protein — translation MSVSPAPTAAGELTGVAGWAVGLMESLGGPGAALVVGLDNLFPPLPSELVLPLAGFAAGRGAFSLAGALFWTTLGSVAGAVVVYLVGLRLGHDRMRRLVGRIPLVKTDDFDKTAAWFARHGGKAVFFGRMVPLFRSFISVPAGVERMPFGRFLLYTTAGSLIWNTVFVVAGYLLGENWPVVERYASIFQYVVFALIAVAVGLFVVRRVRERKHV, via the coding sequence ATGAGCGTGTCCCCCGCCCCCACCGCCGCCGGGGAGCTGACCGGGGTGGCCGGGTGGGCCGTCGGGCTCATGGAATCGCTCGGTGGTCCGGGCGCCGCACTGGTCGTCGGGCTGGACAACCTCTTCCCGCCGCTGCCCAGTGAACTCGTCCTCCCGCTCGCCGGGTTCGCCGCCGGGCGGGGCGCGTTCTCGCTCGCGGGTGCCCTCTTCTGGACCACCCTCGGCTCCGTGGCCGGTGCCGTGGTCGTCTACCTGGTCGGGCTGCGGCTCGGGCACGACCGCATGCGCCGGCTCGTGGGGCGGATCCCGCTCGTCAAGACCGACGACTTCGACAAGACCGCCGCGTGGTTCGCCCGGCACGGCGGCAAAGCGGTCTTCTTCGGCCGGATGGTCCCCCTCTTCCGCAGCTTCATCTCCGTGCCCGCCGGCGTGGAACGCATGCCGTTCGGGCGGTTCCTGCTCTACACCACCGCCGGCAGTCTCATCTGGAACACCGTGTTCGTCGTCGCCGGCTACCTGCTCGGCGAAAACTGGCCGGTCGTCGAACGGTATGCGTCGATCTTCCAGTACGTCGTGTTCGCCCTGATCGCCGTGGCCGTCGGCCTGTTCGTGGTCCGCCGGGTCCGGGAGCGCAAGCACGTCTAA
- a CDS encoding DHA2 family efflux MFS transporter permease subunit — MHTRTSPPPVAAGRARRKWVPAITAVASLMVVLDALVVATALTAIRSDLGASVTELEWTVNAYGLSFAVLLLTAAAAGDRWGRRRVFAAGVTLFAAASLVCAVAPDVTVLIAGRVLQGAGAAFVMPLALALLGAAYPPELRAKALGVFAGVSGIAVPLGPLLGGAVVEGVSWPWIFWINVPIGAALAYFALTRIEESHGPDPALDVPGLLLAGAGSFGVVWGLAQAGAAGWADVATLAPLGAGLVALGAFVVWQGRAAHPMLPLHLFRSRRFAAGNAVIFCHWASALGAVFFMAQFLQEGLGYGPLAAGLGLAPWGLTTTFVPQLAGRLVGRFGERPFIVAGLGLHGLAMLWLALVAGPGIGYWVIAVPLVLSGTGIAMCLPAAQSAVLTSVAPRFLGKASGAFSAMRQLGGAFGVAVLVTGFSLAGGYGSSAEFSAGFGAAAVVSAVLAGVGALAGSLIPRRSEGAM, encoded by the coding sequence GTGCACACCAGGACTTCACCCCCACCGGTGGCCGCGGGACGGGCCCGGCGGAAATGGGTGCCGGCCATCACGGCGGTCGCGTCGCTGATGGTCGTCCTCGACGCGCTGGTCGTGGCGACCGCGCTGACGGCGATCAGGAGCGACCTCGGCGCGTCGGTCACCGAGCTCGAATGGACGGTCAACGCCTACGGCCTGAGCTTCGCCGTCCTGCTCCTGACGGCGGCGGCCGCCGGTGACCGCTGGGGACGGCGCCGGGTCTTCGCGGCCGGGGTGACGCTGTTCGCGGCGGCGTCGCTGGTCTGCGCGGTCGCCCCCGACGTCACGGTGCTGATCGCCGGCCGGGTGCTGCAGGGGGCCGGCGCCGCGTTCGTCATGCCGCTCGCGCTCGCCCTGCTCGGGGCCGCGTACCCGCCGGAACTCCGCGCCAAGGCCCTCGGGGTCTTCGCGGGCGTCAGCGGGATCGCGGTGCCGCTCGGGCCGCTGCTCGGCGGCGCGGTCGTGGAGGGCGTCTCGTGGCCGTGGATCTTCTGGATCAACGTCCCGATCGGGGCGGCGCTGGCGTACTTCGCGCTGACCCGGATCGAGGAGAGCCACGGCCCGGACCCGGCCCTCGACGTCCCGGGCCTGCTGCTGGCCGGCGCCGGCTCGTTCGGCGTGGTGTGGGGCCTGGCCCAGGCCGGTGCGGCGGGCTGGGCCGATGTGGCGACGCTGGCGCCGCTCGGGGCGGGCCTGGTGGCGCTCGGCGCGTTCGTGGTGTGGCAGGGGCGGGCGGCCCACCCGATGCTGCCGCTGCACCTGTTCCGCTCCCGGCGGTTCGCCGCCGGCAACGCCGTCATCTTCTGCCACTGGGCGTCGGCGCTGGGCGCGGTGTTCTTCATGGCGCAGTTCCTGCAGGAGGGCCTCGGGTACGGGCCTTTGGCGGCCGGGCTCGGGCTGGCACCGTGGGGACTGACGACGACGTTCGTCCCCCAGCTGGCGGGCCGGCTGGTCGGCCGCTTCGGCGAACGGCCGTTCATCGTGGCCGGGCTGGGGCTGCACGGCCTGGCCATGCTCTGGCTCGCGCTCGTGGCCGGGCCCGGGATCGGCTACTGGGTGATCGCCGTGCCGCTCGTGCTGTCCGGGACGGGGATCGCGATGTGCCTGCCGGCGGCGCAGAGCGCGGTGCTGACGTCGGTCGCGCCGCGGTTCCTCGGCAAGGCGTCCGGCGCCTTCAGCGCGATGCGGCAGCTCGGCGGGGCGTTCGGCGTCGCGGTCCTGGTCACCGGGTTCTCCCTGGCCGGCGGCTACGGGTCGAGCGCGGAGTTCTCGGCCGGGTTCGGCGCCGCCGCGGTGGTCAGTGCCGTCCTCGCCGGGGTGGGCGCGCTGGCCGGTTCCCTGATTCCCCGGCGGTCCGAAGGAGCAATGTGA
- a CDS encoding TerC family protein translates to MTVPIWAWAAVLGVILAMLAVDLLAHRRTPVVGVRSALAWSGAWVVLGLAFGAVVWWAWGAEFAGQYFAGYVIEKSLAVDNVFVFAIIFGYFAVPREYQHRILFYGVLGALVFRAVFIAAGSVLIASFSWILYVFGAFLVFTGIRMAMHRDETVDYEQNRVLRLFRRIVPSTDGDHGGKFLVRQAGRWVATPLLAVLVLIEVTDVVFAVDSIPAIFAVTQEPFLVFTSNAFAVLGLRAMYFLLADVMHRFVYLKVGLALVLVWVGVKMLLLDVWKIPTPLSLGVVAAILATAVAASLIRTRPPALSRKE, encoded by the coding sequence GTGACCGTCCCGATCTGGGCCTGGGCCGCCGTGCTCGGCGTCATCCTGGCCATGCTCGCGGTCGACCTGCTGGCCCACCGCCGCACACCCGTCGTCGGCGTCCGGTCGGCGCTCGCGTGGTCGGGCGCCTGGGTGGTGCTGGGGCTCGCCTTCGGTGCCGTGGTCTGGTGGGCCTGGGGCGCGGAGTTCGCGGGCCAGTACTTCGCCGGCTACGTCATCGAAAAGTCCCTCGCGGTCGACAACGTCTTCGTGTTCGCGATCATCTTCGGCTACTTCGCCGTCCCCCGCGAGTACCAGCACCGCATCCTGTTCTACGGCGTGCTCGGCGCCCTGGTGTTCCGCGCGGTGTTCATCGCCGCGGGCTCGGTGCTGATCGCGAGTTTCTCCTGGATCCTCTACGTCTTCGGTGCGTTCCTCGTCTTCACCGGCATCCGGATGGCGATGCACCGGGACGAGACGGTCGACTACGAGCAGAACCGCGTGCTGCGGCTGTTCCGCCGGATCGTCCCGTCCACCGACGGCGACCACGGCGGCAAGTTCCTGGTGCGGCAGGCCGGCCGCTGGGTGGCGACGCCGCTGCTGGCCGTCCTGGTGCTGATCGAGGTCACCGACGTCGTCTTCGCGGTCGACTCGATCCCGGCGATCTTCGCGGTCACCCAGGAACCGTTCCTGGTCTTCACGTCGAACGCCTTCGCGGTGCTCGGCCTGCGGGCGATGTACTTCCTGCTCGCCGACGTGATGCACCGGTTCGTCTACCTGAAGGTCGGCTTGGCGCTGGTGCTGGTCTGGGTCGGCGTGAAGATGCTGCTCCTGGACGTCTGGAAGATCCCGACGCCGCTGTCACTGGGCGTGGTCGCCGCGATCCTCGCGACGGCGGTCGCCGCCAGCCTGATCCGTACCCGTCCCCCGGCTCTCTCTCGGAAGGAATGA
- a CDS encoding bacteriophage spanin2 family protein, translating into MRLVTTVLAGGLLLTLTGCGVAAETAGQVSNAASTAAVCADAVRIATANLDLTNPQAAADKAHASADELTGLAAKAANTTAADAINGLAKTMRETTVDDLVQRPADWVQKKADQVAALTKACAG; encoded by the coding sequence ATGCGCCTCGTCACCACGGTTCTCGCGGGAGGCCTCCTGCTGACCCTCACCGGCTGCGGCGTGGCCGCGGAAACGGCAGGCCAGGTGAGCAACGCGGCTTCGACGGCCGCGGTCTGCGCGGACGCGGTCCGCATCGCCACGGCCAACCTGGACCTGACCAACCCCCAGGCGGCGGCCGACAAGGCCCACGCGTCGGCGGACGAGCTGACCGGCCTGGCGGCCAAGGCCGCGAACACGACGGCGGCCGACGCGATCAACGGCCTGGCCAAGACGATGCGCGAAACCACGGTCGACGACCTGGTGCAGCGGCCGGCGGACTGGGTCCAGAAGAAGGCCGACCAGGTGGCCGCGCTGACCAAGGCCTGCGCCGGCTGA